A region from the Alnus glutinosa chromosome 5, dhAlnGlut1.1, whole genome shotgun sequence genome encodes:
- the LOC133869646 gene encoding protein GID8 homolog isoform X1 has protein sequence MSLFWIVIRQLAEIEAMATSKKVITKEEWEKKLNDVKIRKEDMNKLVMNFLVTEGYVDAAEKFRMESGTEPDIDLATITDRMAVKKAVQCGNVEDAIEKVNDLNPEILDTNPQLFFHLQQQRLIELIRNGKVEEALEFAQEELAPRGEENQSFLEELEKTVALLAFEDVSNCPVGELLDISQRLKTASEVNAAILTSQSHEKDPKLPSLLKMLIWAQNQLDEKAAYPRINDFSTATLEDSAI, from the exons ATGTCACTGTTCTGGATTGTGATTCGTCAGCTTGCAGAGATCGAAGCGATG GCTACATCGAAGAAAGTGATTACGAAGGAAGAGTGGGAGAAGAAGCTTAATGATGTAAAGATTAGGAAGGAAGACATGAATAAATTGGTGATGAATTTCCTTGTAACAGAAGGTTATGTTGATGCTGCTGAGAAATTCCGGATGGAATCTGGAACTGAAC CAGACATAGATCTTGCAACAATCACAGATCGCATGGCAGTTAAGAAGGCAGTTCAGTGTGGTAATGTGGAGGACGCAATTGAGAAAGTTAATGACTTAAATCCCGAG ATACTCGATACAAATCCCCAATTGTTTTTCCATCTTCAACAACAGAGGTTGATAGAACTAATTCGGAATGGGAAAGTAGAAGAGGCTTTAGAATTCGCTCAGGAGGAGCTTGCACCAAGGGGAGAAGAAAAT CAAAGCTTTTTAGAAGAGTTGGAGAAGACTGTTGCACTTCTCGCTTTTGAAGATGTTTCCAATTGTCCTGTTGGAGAGCTTCTGGACATATCACAGCGCCTAAAGACAGCCAGTGAGGTGAATGCAGCCATCCTTACTAGCCAGAGCCACGAAAAAG ACCCAAAGCTCCCCAGCTTGTTAAAGATGCTGATATGGGCCCAGAACCAACTGGACGAGAAGGCTGCTTATCCTCGCATAAATGACTTTTCTACGGCCACGCTTGAAGACTCTGCCATTTGA
- the LOC133869646 gene encoding protein GID8 homolog isoform X2, with amino-acid sequence MSLFWIVIRQLAEIEAMATSKKVITKEEWEKKLNDVKIRKEDMNKLVMNFLVTEGYVDAAEKFRMESGTEPDIDLATITDRMAVKKAVQCGNVEDAIEKVNDLNPEQSFLEELEKTVALLAFEDVSNCPVGELLDISQRLKTASEVNAAILTSQSHEKDPKLPSLLKMLIWAQNQLDEKAAYPRINDFSTATLEDSAI; translated from the exons ATGTCACTGTTCTGGATTGTGATTCGTCAGCTTGCAGAGATCGAAGCGATG GCTACATCGAAGAAAGTGATTACGAAGGAAGAGTGGGAGAAGAAGCTTAATGATGTAAAGATTAGGAAGGAAGACATGAATAAATTGGTGATGAATTTCCTTGTAACAGAAGGTTATGTTGATGCTGCTGAGAAATTCCGGATGGAATCTGGAACTGAAC CAGACATAGATCTTGCAACAATCACAGATCGCATGGCAGTTAAGAAGGCAGTTCAGTGTGGTAATGTGGAGGACGCAATTGAGAAAGTTAATGACTTAAATCCCGAG CAAAGCTTTTTAGAAGAGTTGGAGAAGACTGTTGCACTTCTCGCTTTTGAAGATGTTTCCAATTGTCCTGTTGGAGAGCTTCTGGACATATCACAGCGCCTAAAGACAGCCAGTGAGGTGAATGCAGCCATCCTTACTAGCCAGAGCCACGAAAAAG ACCCAAAGCTCCCCAGCTTGTTAAAGATGCTGATATGGGCCCAGAACCAACTGGACGAGAAGGCTGCTTATCCTCGCATAAATGACTTTTCTACGGCCACGCTTGAAGACTCTGCCATTTGA
- the LOC133868902 gene encoding uncharacterized protein LOC133868902 has product MGSLPSPPSPQSPASNYQIYASFCQRKQGQNTYTCNRIECYNPSNNTWSYATSIPRQTDSHFLKGFAMVSLGDYVFIIGGRQYKESARPGTQDSEEYVDEDVKILPWVWRYNVRSNQWFECAPLGTPRCDFAFSVCENKIYVAGGQSDMTCARGVASAEMYDPLLDIWTPLPDMMIRRYKCAGVTWQGKFHVVGGFADPVDASPGAFGWERSSAEMYDTQARRWDLVKGMWQLDVPPNQIVPVNGRLFSCGDCLNAWKGHIEVYDGLGMVNIWEEVAGSQEALGGSPISHTSEANHEDWQPNQRLYLTMAPIGTCLYILAGCRRASDLSRTTSRVHIYDTSATTDAWRSVVPIEEEGLKEFCSHCCVNVQL; this is encoded by the coding sequence ATGGgttccctcccctcccctccatCGCCACAAAGCCCTGCATCAAACTATCAAATCTATGCGTCGTTTTGCCAGAGGAAGCAAGGGCAAAACACATACACATGCAATAGAATAGAGTGCTACAATCCCTCTAACAACACATGGAGCTATGCTACCTCAATCCCTCGCCAAACTGACAGCCATTTCTTGAAGGGCTTTGCAATGGTCTCTCTAGGAGACTACGTGTTTATAATAGGTGGGAGGCAATACAAGGAGAGTGCTCGTCCTGGCACACAGGATTCAGAAGAGTATGTGGACGAAGATGTCAAAATCCTCCCTTGGGTGTGGCGTTACAATGTTCGGTCGAACCAATGGTTTGAGTGCGCGCCACTAGGCACGCCACGTTGTGATTTCGCCTTCTCCGTTTGCGAAAACAAGATCTATGTGGCGGGGGGGCAGTCCGATATGACCTGTGCAAGGGGTGTTGCCTCTGCTGAGATGTATGATCCCTTGCTCGACATCTGGACCCCATTGCCTGACATGATGATACGGCGATACAAGTGTGCCGGGGTGACATGGCAAGGTAAATTCCACGTGGTCGGGGGATTTGCAGACCCAGTGGATGCAAGCCCGGGGGCCTTTGGTTGGGAGCGTAGCTCGGCTGAGATGTACGACACGCAAGCAAGGAGGTGGGACCTCGTGAAGGGGATGTGGCAACTAGACGTTCCACCTAATCAAATTGTCCCGGTGAATGGGAGGCTATTTAGCTGTGGGGACTGCCTAAATGCATGGAAGGGCCATATTGAGGTGTATGATGGGCTTGGCATGGTTAACATATGGGAAGAAGTTGCCGGGTCACAAGAAGCCCTCGGGGGTTCCCCAATTTCCCACACATCGGAGGCCAACCATGAAGATTGGCAACCAAATCAACGGCTTTACCTCACAATGGCACCAATAGGGACCTGTTTATATATCTTGGCAGGCTGCCGGAGGGCTAGCGACTTGTCAAGGACAACATCAAGGGTCCATATATACGACACATCGGCGACCACCGACGCCTGGAGGAGCGTTGTGCCCATTGAAGAGGAGGGACTAAAAGAGTTTTGTAGCCATTGCTGTGTTAATGTTCAACTTTAG